A genomic segment from Pseudoalteromonas nigrifaciens encodes:
- a CDS encoding YebC/PmpR family DNA-binding transcriptional regulator, with the protein MGRAFEVRKSSMAKTANAKTKVNSKYGKEIYVAAKNGEPDPDVNQTLRRLIEKAKKDQVPAHVIEKAIEKAAGGAGEDYSTARYEGYGPGNCMVIVDCLTDNPNRTIKDVRLPFTKTDSKIGTPGCVAHMFDHFAVLGFSGDDDEVVLEALMMADVDVTDVEVEDGKVSVFAPHTEYFKAKTALEEAFEGINFEVDEITFVPQVHIEITDEEVIANFDKFITMLEDCDDVQNIYHNAIIKN; encoded by the coding sequence ATGGGCAGAGCATTTGAAGTTCGTAAAAGTTCGATGGCTAAAACGGCTAACGCAAAAACTAAAGTAAATTCAAAATACGGCAAAGAAATTTACGTTGCAGCTAAAAACGGCGAACCTGACCCAGATGTAAACCAAACTTTGCGCCGCTTAATCGAAAAGGCAAAAAAAGATCAAGTGCCTGCGCATGTTATCGAAAAAGCAATTGAAAAAGCCGCCGGTGGAGCAGGGGAGGATTACTCAACTGCACGTTACGAAGGTTATGGCCCTGGAAATTGTATGGTTATTGTTGACTGTTTAACCGATAACCCAAATCGTACTATTAAAGATGTACGTTTGCCTTTTACTAAAACAGATTCAAAAATTGGTACACCGGGTTGTGTAGCGCATATGTTTGATCATTTTGCTGTGCTTGGTTTTTCAGGCGATGACGACGAAGTTGTGTTAGAAGCACTAATGATGGCTGACGTTGATGTAACCGATGTTGAAGTAGAAGACGGTAAAGTATCGGTGTTTGCCCCACATACAGAATACTTTAAAGCTAAAACAGCCCTTGAAGAGGCGTTTGAAGGCATTAATTTTGAAGTAGACGAAATTACTTTTGTCCCGCAAGTGCATATTGAAATTACAGATGAAGAAGTAATTGCTAACTTTGATAAGTTCATCACTATGCTTGAGGATTGTGATGACGTACAAAATATTTATCACAACGCAATCATCAAAAACTAA
- a CDS encoding malate synthase G produces the protein MPHTLTHSGLSVDNQLADFVKNQLLPGTHLNEQQFWQRFAHIVQTLTPVNRALLAKREQLQQQIDEYHLANKSWDKAQYQTFLTDIGYLVNEPENFSIETKNVEPEIAQTAGPQLVVPVSNARFALNAANARWGSLYDALYGTDVLSEEDGAEKGRTYNSVRGFKVMAYARQFLDKALPLENGSHIESTNYSVVDGALSITLRDSSQTKLKKPEQLVGYQGEAQNPSVILLKNNGLHLELHIDHHHPIGQADKAGLKDVVLEAALTTIMDCEDSIAAVDAEDKVQVYKNWLGLMQGNLVESFKKGDNTVERTLQSDRQYTALNGETLSLKGRSMMFVRNVGHLMTNPAITDVSGNDVFEGIMDAMFTATAALHDLNSSSALKNSSAQSINIVKPKMHGPEEVALTNTLFNMVEEALGLEKNTIKMGIMDEERRTSANLKACIHAAKERVVFINTGFLDRTGDEIHTSMHAGVVLPKAAIKLEPWISAYEDRNVDIGLACGLSHKAQIGKGMWAMPDKMALMMEQKIAHPKSGANTAWVPSPTAATLHAMHYHDVDVFSEQQSIAKRAIASLDELLTPPLMDEPELLSKEDIKTELENNAQGILGYVVRWIDQGIGCSKVPDINHIGLMEDRATLRISSQHMANWLHHGICSEQQIRSTMAKMAKVVDGQNEHDSAYKPMAISEQSLANNIAYQAALALVLEGAKQPSGYTEPLLHSYRLKYKAQQGT, from the coding sequence ATGCCCCATACTCTCACTCACTCAGGACTCAGCGTAGACAACCAACTAGCTGACTTTGTTAAAAACCAGCTATTACCTGGTACACATTTAAATGAGCAGCAATTTTGGCAGCGCTTTGCGCATATTGTACAAACATTAACGCCAGTAAATAGAGCTCTACTTGCTAAACGCGAACAGCTACAACAGCAAATTGATGAGTATCATCTGGCTAATAAAAGCTGGGATAAAGCCCAGTACCAGACGTTTTTAACCGACATAGGTTACCTTGTAAACGAACCTGAAAATTTTAGTATTGAAACAAAGAATGTTGAGCCCGAAATAGCACAAACAGCGGGACCACAGCTAGTAGTGCCGGTAAGCAATGCACGCTTTGCACTTAATGCTGCAAACGCACGTTGGGGTTCGTTATACGATGCCCTATACGGCACTGATGTACTAAGCGAAGAAGATGGTGCCGAAAAAGGCCGTACTTATAACTCAGTTCGTGGCTTTAAAGTAATGGCATACGCGAGGCAGTTTTTAGATAAAGCCTTGCCACTAGAAAACGGCTCGCATATAGAGAGCACTAATTATTCTGTTGTTGACGGTGCGCTGTCAATTACTCTACGCGACAGCTCACAAACCAAACTAAAAAAGCCTGAGCAATTAGTGGGTTACCAAGGTGAAGCACAAAACCCTAGCGTTATTTTGCTCAAAAATAATGGCCTACACCTTGAGCTACATATAGATCACCATCACCCAATAGGCCAAGCAGATAAAGCTGGCTTAAAAGATGTGGTACTTGAAGCTGCACTTACCACTATTATGGACTGCGAGGATTCTATAGCTGCGGTTGATGCAGAGGATAAAGTACAAGTTTATAAAAACTGGTTAGGTTTAATGCAAGGCAACTTAGTTGAATCGTTTAAAAAAGGCGATAACACAGTTGAACGTACCCTGCAAAGCGATCGACAATATACGGCGCTAAATGGTGAAACCCTAAGCTTAAAAGGCCGCAGCATGATGTTTGTGCGCAATGTAGGCCACCTAATGACCAATCCAGCAATTACCGACGTAAGCGGTAACGATGTGTTTGAAGGCATTATGGACGCCATGTTTACTGCAACAGCGGCGCTGCATGATTTAAATTCTAGCAGTGCGCTTAAAAACTCCAGTGCGCAAAGTATAAATATTGTAAAACCTAAAATGCATGGTCCTGAAGAAGTGGCATTAACTAACACGCTATTTAACATGGTTGAAGAAGCACTTGGCTTAGAAAAAAACACCATTAAAATGGGCATTATGGATGAAGAGCGCCGTACTTCAGCTAACCTAAAAGCCTGTATTCATGCAGCAAAAGAGCGTGTAGTATTTATTAATACCGGATTTTTAGATAGAACAGGTGATGAAATTCATACCTCAATGCACGCCGGTGTGGTACTGCCTAAAGCCGCTATTAAATTAGAGCCGTGGATCAGCGCCTACGAAGATCGCAACGTAGACATTGGTTTGGCTTGTGGCTTAAGCCATAAAGCACAAATAGGTAAAGGTATGTGGGCTATGCCCGATAAAATGGCATTAATGATGGAGCAAAAAATAGCTCATCCTAAATCAGGTGCTAATACCGCGTGGGTGCCCTCCCCTACTGCAGCAACTCTGCATGCTATGCATTATCATGATGTAGATGTATTTAGCGAGCAGCAAAGCATTGCAAAGCGTGCTATTGCCAGCCTAGATGAGCTACTTACCCCGCCATTAATGGACGAGCCTGAGCTACTTAGCAAAGAAGATATTAAAACCGAGCTTGAAAACAACGCCCAAGGTATTTTAGGTTATGTAGTACGCTGGATTGACCAAGGGATTGGCTGCTCTAAAGTGCCCGACATAAACCACATTGGCCTTATGGAAGACAGAGCAACACTGCGTATTTCAAGCCAACATATGGCTAACTGGCTGCATCATGGTATTTGCAGCGAGCAACAAATTAGATCAACCATGGCTAAAATGGCAAAAGTGGTAGATGGCCAAAATGAACACGACAGTGCTTATAAGCCTATGGCAATTAGTGAGCAATCACTTGCTAATAATATTGCCTACCAAGCTGCACTAGCCTTAGTGTTAGAAGGAGCTAAGCAACCAAGTGGCTACACTGAGCCTTTATTGCACAGCTACCGCTTAAAATATAAAGCGCAGCAGGGTACTTAA
- a CDS encoding isocitrate lyase gives MTTYKSETDTLATLCKKQGSAWKTINPEYATRMRLQNRFRTGVEIAQFTADIMREDMAAYDADTSQYTQSLGCWHGFTAQQMMMAIKRHQKTTKRSYVYLSGWMVAALRSEFGPLPDQSMHEKTSVPALIEEIYTFLKQADARELDHLFNDLDAAKANGGDVQAVLDKIDNFETHVVPIIADIDAGFGNEEATYLLAKKMIEAGACAIQIENQVSDAKQCGHQAGKVTVPHEDFLAKINAVRYAFLELGIDNGIIVARTDSLGASLTQKVPVSQTPGDLASQYNAFLETTPINGVDDLNEGDTAMKLNGQLCKPTRLDNGLFQFREGTEKDRVVLDCVTSLQSGADLLWIETEKPHVKQIAELVNRVKEQVPDAKLVYNNSPSFNWTLKFREQVYQEWQEAGRDLSAYPSLGDNKGLMAPEMDATELAVAADLLVQNFQRDGAREAGIFHHLITLPTYHTAALSTDILSEGYFGDLGMLAYVRDVQRQEIRREQASVKHQDLAGSNIGDTHKEYFSGDNALKAGGEDNTMNQF, from the coding sequence ATGACTACATATAAAAGCGAAACAGATACATTAGCAACACTTTGTAAAAAACAAGGTAGTGCATGGAAAACCATTAACCCTGAATATGCAACACGTATGCGTTTACAAAATCGCTTTCGTACTGGGGTAGAAATTGCACAGTTTACTGCTGACATTATGCGTGAAGACATGGCCGCATACGACGCAGATACAAGCCAGTACACTCAGTCTTTAGGTTGTTGGCATGGATTTACTGCGCAACAAATGATGATGGCTATTAAGCGCCATCAAAAAACAACTAAGCGTAGTTATGTATACTTAAGTGGCTGGATGGTTGCGGCACTTCGTTCAGAGTTTGGTCCGCTTCCGGATCAAAGTATGCACGAAAAAACCTCAGTTCCGGCACTAATTGAAGAAATTTACACCTTTTTAAAGCAAGCCGATGCACGTGAACTAGACCATTTATTTAATGACCTAGATGCAGCTAAAGCAAACGGCGGCGACGTACAAGCGGTACTAGATAAAATTGATAACTTTGAAACGCACGTAGTGCCAATTATTGCTGATATTGATGCCGGTTTTGGTAACGAAGAAGCGACTTACCTACTCGCTAAAAAAATGATTGAAGCAGGTGCTTGTGCAATTCAAATCGAAAACCAAGTGTCTGACGCTAAGCAATGTGGCCACCAAGCAGGTAAAGTAACCGTACCGCACGAAGACTTTTTAGCTAAAATTAACGCAGTACGTTACGCATTTTTAGAACTGGGCATTGATAACGGTATTATTGTTGCGCGTACCGATTCACTAGGCGCCAGCCTAACGCAAAAAGTACCGGTTTCACAAACTCCAGGTGACTTAGCTAGCCAGTACAATGCATTTTTAGAAACTACGCCAATTAACGGTGTTGATGACTTAAATGAAGGCGACACTGCAATGAAGCTTAATGGCCAACTTTGCAAACCAACGCGCCTTGATAATGGTTTATTCCAGTTCCGCGAAGGTACAGAAAAAGACCGCGTAGTACTAGATTGTGTAACTAGCCTACAGTCGGGTGCAGATTTACTGTGGATTGAAACCGAAAAACCACATGTTAAGCAAATTGCTGAGCTGGTTAATCGTGTTAAAGAGCAAGTGCCAGATGCTAAGCTTGTTTATAACAACTCACCGTCGTTTAACTGGACACTTAAGTTTCGTGAGCAAGTGTATCAAGAATGGCAAGAAGCGGGCCGTGACCTTAGCGCTTACCCAAGCTTGGGTGACAATAAAGGCCTTATGGCACCAGAAATGGATGCTACCGAGCTTGCAGTAGCAGCCGATTTACTAGTACAAAACTTCCAACGTGATGGTGCACGTGAAGCCGGTATTTTCCATCACTTAATCACATTGCCAACGTACCATACAGCAGCATTAAGTACGGATATTTTGTCAGAAGGTTACTTTGGTGACTTAGGCATGCTGGCTTATGTACGTGATGTACAGCGTCAAGAGATTCGTCGCGAACAAGCGTCTGTTAAGCACCAAGACCTTGCAGGCTCTAACATTGGCGATACACACAAAGAGTACTTCTCTGGTGATAATGCGCTTAAAGCCGGTGGTGAAGATAACACCATGAACCAATTCTAA
- a CDS encoding S9 family peptidase, translating to MDHSPKLSPDGSRLAFISNRDGSNQIYMKWLKTGAVSKISNLTSTPKALSWSPDAKQLAFSMFVATTSSSPINLPGKPEGATWSEPAKYIDDVYYRADGAGYSKKGFEQLFIIDANGGNAKQLTFDEFNNGGEVSFSKDKKALYFSANRHNNYLLKPTNSEVYKLNLITLEVTAVTDRNGPDRQPQVSPNGRYLAYTGYDDKQTNYENTQLYIRDLRSGKTTNLTADLDRSVAKIKWSGNSKGIYFSYADQGQTTLAYQPRSGSRKVITEKIGSVSFGRPYSGGDFDVSEDDEIVFTLADTQRPADVAAIKRGKAQRLTSLNDNSLGHKQLAKVEELWLKSSHDQLPIQAWVAYPPGFDSNKKYPLILEIHGGPVANYGPHFSAEVQLYAAKGNVVLYMNPRGSDSYGKEFAQTIHHNYPSNDYDDLMTGVDALIAKGFIDESKLFVTGGSGGGVLTAWIVGHTDRFAAAVVAKPVINWISFVLTADFYPFFADYWFPGKPWDHIEHYMKRSPISYVGNVKTPTMLLTGESDFRTPISETEQFYQALKLQGVETAMVRIPDASHGITARPSNLMAKVAYIQW from the coding sequence ATGGATCATTCGCCAAAGTTGTCGCCGGACGGCTCTCGTTTAGCGTTTATTTCAAACCGTGACGGTAGCAACCAAATTTACATGAAATGGCTTAAAACTGGCGCGGTTAGCAAAATAAGTAACCTTACAAGTACGCCAAAAGCGCTAAGCTGGAGCCCAGATGCTAAGCAACTCGCATTTAGTATGTTTGTTGCCACCACATCAAGCTCACCCATTAACTTACCTGGTAAACCTGAAGGCGCTACTTGGTCAGAGCCAGCTAAATATATTGACGACGTGTATTATCGTGCTGATGGTGCTGGTTACTCTAAAAAGGGCTTTGAGCAATTATTTATTATTGACGCAAATGGCGGCAATGCTAAACAACTTACCTTTGATGAATTTAATAACGGCGGCGAAGTTAGCTTTAGTAAAGATAAAAAAGCGTTATATTTTTCGGCTAATAGGCATAACAATTACTTGTTAAAGCCAACTAACAGCGAAGTATATAAACTTAATTTAATTACGCTTGAAGTAACCGCTGTAACCGATAGAAACGGCCCCGACCGCCAACCTCAAGTATCGCCTAATGGCCGCTATCTTGCGTATACCGGTTACGATGATAAACAAACTAATTACGAAAACACCCAATTGTATATTCGCGACCTACGTTCGGGTAAAACAACTAATTTAACTGCTGACTTAGACCGCAGCGTAGCTAAAATAAAATGGAGCGGTAACTCTAAAGGCATTTACTTTAGTTACGCTGATCAAGGGCAAACCACGTTAGCGTACCAACCTCGTAGCGGTTCACGTAAAGTTATTACCGAAAAAATTGGCAGCGTTTCCTTTGGTCGTCCTTATTCTGGTGGCGACTTTGATGTGAGCGAAGATGACGAAATTGTGTTTACCCTAGCCGACACGCAGCGCCCTGCCGATGTAGCGGCAATTAAACGTGGTAAAGCACAGCGCTTAACAAGTTTAAATGACAACTCGCTGGGGCATAAACAACTAGCCAAGGTAGAAGAACTATGGCTTAAATCGAGCCACGATCAACTGCCAATTCAAGCTTGGGTAGCCTACCCGCCTGGTTTTGACAGTAATAAAAAGTACCCATTAATTCTTGAAATTCATGGTGGCCCGGTAGCCAATTACGGCCCGCACTTTAGCGCCGAGGTACAATTATATGCGGCTAAGGGGAACGTTGTATTGTATATGAACCCTCGCGGGAGTGACTCTTACGGCAAAGAGTTTGCACAAACTATTCATCATAATTACCCAAGTAACGATTATGACGACTTAATGACTGGAGTAGATGCTTTAATTGCCAAAGGTTTTATTGATGAGTCTAAATTGTTTGTTACCGGTGGCTCTGGTGGCGGCGTACTTACCGCGTGGATAGTTGGCCATACCGACCGTTTTGCCGCAGCCGTGGTTGCTAAACCTGTAATTAACTGGATCAGTTTTGTACTAACTGCCGACTTTTACCCGTTCTTTGCTGACTATTGGTTTCCGGGTAAGCCGTGGGATCATATAGAACATTATATGAAACGCTCGCCAATTAGTTATGTCGGCAATGTAAAAACACCCACTATGCTACTAACTGGTGAATCTGATTTCCGTACACCGATTTCAGAAACCGAACAGTTTTATCAAGCATTAAAGCTACAAGGTGTTGAAACCGCTATGGTACGTATTCCCGATGCATCACATGGTATTACCGCTCGTCCGTCTAATTTAATGGCTAAAGTTGCCTATATTCAATGGTAA
- the tnpA gene encoding IS200/IS605 family transposase, which translates to MKKQALKTLYYSVYNIHYHLVLVTKYRRRCITPEVAAYLESQYKRLLKSWDCELLECNGEPDHLHLLISANPKMQPSKMVNSLKTATSRLVRKEFSEHLGEFYWKPVFYSRSYCLVSCGGAPLEIVKQYLAQQEGFD; encoded by the coding sequence ATGAAAAAACAAGCCCTAAAAACGCTGTATTACAGCGTTTATAATATTCACTATCATTTAGTTCTTGTAACTAAATATCGTCGTCGCTGTATCACGCCAGAGGTTGCCGCGTACTTAGAATCTCAGTACAAAAGGTTGTTAAAATCTTGGGATTGTGAGCTTTTGGAGTGCAATGGTGAGCCAGATCACCTTCACCTTTTAATTTCTGCTAATCCCAAGATGCAACCAAGTAAAATGGTGAACAGTTTAAAAACTGCTACATCAAGACTTGTGCGAAAGGAGTTTTCCGAACACTTGGGTGAGTTTTACTGGAAGCCAGTTTTTTACAGCAGAAGTTATTGTCTGGTTAGTTGCGGAGGTGCACCACTTGAAATCGTGAAGCAATATTTAGCTCAGCAGGAAGGATTTGATTAA
- a CDS encoding RNA-guided endonuclease InsQ/TnpB family protein, translated as MKKAIRKVTYKMKSSVSQEESLMDLFVHHHQLYNWALRDRIETYRDSNYSLNFHEQCKINTLWRNNRKAHGIFNANAQSEQVTLKRVALAFDGFFRRLKKGDKKAGFPRFKPFQRFKGWGYKAHGDGWKLNLKEKKHGAVYLADVGIVKIRGKARNTGGKPKTAEIIRKNGEWFISVSMEYDTIERNCGTKAVGLDWGVSHYFSTIDQDGNFEQVENPRYLRNSKERLTSLQRDLALAKKGTRTQRKLKHQIAKLHQKIARQRLDFTHKETAKLVEVAALIATEKLTVKNMTRSAKGTVEKNGKMVKQKAGLNREILNTAPAMTLNLLRYKAEEASSEFVEVPTKQVKPSQTCPDCGAKKKKSLADRWHSCECGCEKPRDVASAQVNLNWALGIQAGNQPKKVA; from the coding sequence ATGAAAAAAGCAATCCGTAAAGTTACATATAAAATGAAATCATCAGTTTCTCAAGAAGAATCGCTGATGGATTTGTTTGTCCACCATCACCAGTTGTACAACTGGGCTTTACGTGATCGCATCGAAACATATCGTGATTCTAATTACAGTCTTAACTTTCACGAACAGTGCAAAATCAACACTCTGTGGCGTAATAATCGTAAAGCGCATGGCATTTTCAATGCTAATGCTCAGAGTGAGCAAGTCACATTAAAACGTGTTGCACTGGCTTTTGACGGTTTTTTTAGACGGCTCAAAAAAGGTGATAAGAAAGCTGGATTCCCACGTTTTAAACCATTTCAACGCTTTAAAGGTTGGGGCTACAAGGCTCATGGTGATGGTTGGAAGCTCAACCTGAAAGAAAAAAAGCATGGTGCTGTTTATTTGGCTGATGTTGGTATCGTTAAGATCCGAGGTAAAGCTAGAAACACAGGAGGCAAGCCGAAAACTGCCGAAATCATCCGAAAGAATGGTGAGTGGTTCATTTCAGTTTCAATGGAGTATGACACCATTGAGAGAAACTGTGGCACTAAAGCTGTTGGCTTGGATTGGGGTGTTTCTCATTACTTTTCGACTATCGATCAGGATGGTAATTTTGAGCAAGTCGAAAACCCCCGTTACCTCAGAAACAGCAAAGAGCGATTAACCTCTTTACAACGTGACCTCGCGTTAGCGAAAAAAGGCACTCGCACCCAGCGAAAATTAAAGCATCAAATTGCCAAACTCCACCAGAAAATCGCCCGTCAAAGACTCGATTTTACTCATAAAGAAACTGCAAAATTAGTTGAAGTGGCGGCATTGATCGCCACCGAAAAACTCACCGTTAAGAACATGACTCGTAGTGCCAAAGGTACTGTCGAGAAAAACGGAAAAATGGTGAAACAAAAGGCTGGTCTGAATCGGGAAATTCTGAACACCGCGCCAGCCATGACTCTTAATTTGCTGCGATACAAAGCGGAAGAAGCTAGTAGCGAATTTGTTGAAGTACCAACAAAGCAAGTTAAGCCAAGTCAAACCTGTCCAGACTGCGGAGCTAAGAAGAAGAAATCCTTAGCAGACCGCTGGCACTCATGCGAATGTGGTTGTGAGAAGCCCCGCGATGTAGCCAGTGCGCAAGTTAACTTAAACTGGGCGTTAGGTATTCAGGCTGGGAACCAGCCTAAAAAGGTAGCTTAG
- a CDS encoding 5-oxoprolinase subunit PxpA, translated as MLLNCDLGESFGAWKMGLDEEVMPHINMANIACGFHAGDADVMANTLKLAKQHKVQIGAHPSYPDQQGFGRRSMALSASELTNCLHYQIAALEGMAKVQGLSLSYVKPHGALYNDMMLNEQLLTSVMSAVAHYPSPLKLMILATADAKKHQKMADTLGIKLILEAFADRQYTDEGLLVSRQLAGSVHNEQALIEQVKQLLADGSVTTRSGKKLILNADSLCVHGDNPAGIALIQQIKLLCKR; from the coding sequence ATGCTATTAAATTGCGATTTAGGTGAAAGCTTTGGTGCTTGGAAAATGGGCTTAGATGAAGAGGTTATGCCGCACATTAATATGGCTAACATCGCTTGTGGTTTTCATGCGGGTGATGCCGATGTAATGGCAAATACGCTCAAGCTGGCAAAACAGCATAAGGTACAAATTGGCGCTCATCCTAGCTACCCAGATCAACAAGGTTTTGGCAGACGATCTATGGCACTTAGTGCAAGCGAGCTTACAAATTGTCTGCACTATCAAATTGCTGCGCTAGAAGGTATGGCCAAAGTACAAGGCTTAAGCCTTAGTTATGTTAAGCCCCATGGCGCACTTTATAACGATATGATGCTTAACGAGCAGCTTTTAACTAGCGTAATGAGCGCGGTAGCACACTACCCTAGCCCATTAAAATTAATGATTTTAGCAACGGCTGATGCTAAAAAGCATCAAAAAATGGCCGACACTTTAGGGATAAAATTAATATTAGAAGCCTTTGCCGACAGACAATACACCGACGAAGGGCTTTTAGTGTCAAGGCAGTTAGCAGGTAGTGTGCATAACGAGCAAGCTTTAATCGAGCAAGTAAAGCAACTGTTAGCTGATGGTAGTGTAACTACGCGTTCAGGTAAAAAGTTAATTTTAAATGCCGATAGTTTATGCGTTCACGGCGATAACCCTGCCGGTATTGCACTCATTCAACAAATAAAATTATTGTGTAAACGGTAA
- a CDS encoding glycoside hydrolase family 3 protein has protein sequence MPLQSSIAQPALTLEQQLGQKLLLDFRYFCHQGASKQCRTPMTQLPNELANAISKYNIGGVILFSENTQSIEQIITLNQQLQHAASKSSSALPLFISVDQEGGRVARLPRDVATSFTGNMSIGATFEKHDSYFAAQTAKVMATELSALGINVNYAPSIDVNMNPDNPVINVRSFGEDPKRVATLGAAQVAGFENNGIISSLKHFPGHGDTNVDSHTGLPRVNHSKEVIYQQDLAPFKQIIATQSPGMIMTAHIQYPALDSSTFTSVDGKSMIKPATMSRKIITDILRHELNYNGVVVTDALDMAGISHFFNPTQAVINTFAAGVDIALMPIEIRSIDDLTKLDQLITDLVTAVKTKQLNQQEITESAQRITALKSKFKLNTSFNAINALVNAKHVIGSKAHRNIEAQLAVEAITQVKNTHNTLPLTLKAGQHIHIIMPDTRKCMALQQALQSISKHTLNYTCSSLQGFDPQQAHTDINKADVVIAGNATPNQSAVEIGGMDDLKNDPQFALSNAQQPKALESLLKVAKKQNKNTVFISLRAPYDIAEFSDYAHAVLASYAYNIDHDKNDIVTGPAFTALAHVLLGKLPANGTLPVTIKK, from the coding sequence ATGCCATTACAATCTTCTATAGCTCAACCTGCGCTTACGCTTGAACAACAACTTGGCCAAAAGCTATTACTCGACTTTCGCTATTTTTGTCATCAAGGTGCAAGCAAACAGTGCCGAACGCCAATGACTCAATTACCCAATGAACTGGCAAACGCCATTAGTAAATACAATATTGGCGGGGTGATTTTATTTTCTGAAAACACCCAATCTATTGAACAAATAATTACCCTTAACCAACAATTACAACATGCTGCAAGTAAATCGAGTTCGGCATTACCTTTGTTTATTTCGGTAGATCAAGAAGGCGGCCGTGTTGCACGCCTACCGCGCGATGTAGCAACCTCGTTTACCGGTAATATGTCGATTGGTGCTACTTTTGAAAAACACGACAGTTATTTTGCCGCGCAAACCGCTAAAGTAATGGCCACCGAGCTAAGTGCTTTGGGTATTAACGTTAATTATGCGCCTTCAATCGACGTAAATATGAACCCAGATAACCCCGTTATTAATGTACGCTCGTTTGGCGAGGATCCTAAGCGCGTTGCAACTTTAGGTGCAGCTCAAGTTGCTGGATTTGAAAATAACGGCATTATTAGTTCGCTTAAACATTTTCCGGGCCACGGCGACACTAACGTAGATAGCCATACGGGCTTACCTAGAGTTAACCATTCAAAAGAGGTTATTTACCAACAAGACCTAGCCCCTTTTAAACAGATTATTGCCACGCAAAGCCCTGGCATGATCATGACCGCACATATTCAGTACCCTGCGCTTGATAGCAGTACCTTTACCAGTGTAGATGGTAAAAGCATGATTAAGCCCGCAACTATGTCGCGTAAAATAATTACTGATATTTTACGCCATGAGCTTAATTATAATGGCGTAGTAGTAACCGATGCACTTGATATGGCAGGTATTAGTCACTTTTTCAATCCTACTCAAGCGGTTATAAATACCTTTGCTGCAGGGGTCGATATTGCCTTAATGCCAATAGAAATTCGCAGCATAGATGACTTAACCAAACTTGATCAGCTCATTACAGATTTAGTTACAGCGGTTAAAACTAAGCAACTTAATCAGCAAGAAATAACTGAGTCGGCGCAGCGTATTACAGCGCTTAAAAGTAAGTTTAAACTTAACACCAGTTTTAACGCCATTAATGCGCTAGTTAACGCCAAGCATGTTATTGGTAGTAAAGCGCATCGCAATATTGAAGCTCAACTTGCGGTAGAGGCTATTACACAAGTTAAAAACACTCACAATACACTGCCACTTACACTTAAAGCCGGGCAACATATACATATTATAATGCCCGACACCCGCAAATGTATGGCACTACAACAAGCCCTGCAAAGCATTAGTAAACATACGCTTAACTATACTTGTAGCAGCTTGCAAGGCTTTGATCCGCAACAAGCGCACACAGACATTAATAAAGCCGATGTTGTTATAGCGGGCAATGCAACGCCAAATCAAAGTGCGGTAGAAATTGGCGGTATGGATGATTTAAAAAACGATCCTCAATTTGCACTTAGCAACGCACAGCAACCAAAAGCACTTGAGTCGTTATTAAAAGTGGCCAAAAAGCAAAATAAAAACACGGTATTTATTAGCCTAAGAGCGCCTTACGACATTGCTGAGTTTAGCGATTATGCGCATGCTGTACTTGCATCGTATGCCTATAATATTGATCACGATAAAAACGATATTGTAACAGGCCCCGCATTTACCGCTTTAGCACACGTACTGTTAGGAAAATTGCCAGCTAATGGCACTTTGCCTGTAACAATAAAAAAGTAA